tattaaagtaattCTAGCGCATTACAtatttaaactttgaaaatgcgatctctaacgaagctttttttGTCAccgctttttgttcttaaacttttaaaatgcgatctaaaaaaacttttctattgCCATTCTTCgttctaagtttttaaaatgcgatctaaaacagcatttctattgccgcttattgttcttaaacttttaaaatttgatctaaaaaagcatttctatcgccgcatttcgttcttaaacttttaaaatgcgatctaaaaaagcatttctatcatcgcattttgttcttaaacttttaatatgtgatcttaaaaaacatttctattgctgctttttgtttatagacttttaaaatgcgatcttaaaaaacttttctatcgccgcattttgtttataaactttttaacttagatctaaaaagcatttctattgccgcatttctttcttaaacttttaaaatgagatctaaaaaaacttttctatcgccgttcttcgttcttaaatttttaaaatgtgatctaaaaaagaaagattaacaCTGGCTGTATACCCTAGATTGTTatgcataagttaaaaaaatataacacaaaggAAGTATAATTATAGTATAATTAAACATCCGCGATCATTGTTGAatacacttttatttttaaaatagttctattatgaAAAGGTGTTAGAGGCCTTGATAGAACAATGTGGAACATCACATTTTGTACAATTTCTCACTTCTTTTGGTAAGCAAAAGTAAGTTTAAGTATGACCCCGTTTTGAGGTTTTTAACACAGTAATCTTTTCGCTCTCTATAGGGTCTGTTTTGAAGCTGAATCATTAttgcttaaaaataatatttttttgataacaaaGTTGATGTTATTCACTTCAATTCTTATTATTTACTCTATGCTCACATTAAtacatgtatataaagaaaagattaaaaatagaataaaggattcaagttttttcaaaagtaGTTTTGaactgaaaaaatgttttttatgaaaaacaaaGGCGTgctaaagaataatttaggtgcTCTAACATTACATAtacatttatttttagttaaaatgTCACAATCATTTGACACAATTGATGCATTTGGAAAAGATACTACCCATGTTAGCTTTGTTTGTCAGCGATGTTATCAACCACTAAAGCTTGACAACTCATTGTACTCACTTGACAATGATACACAGCAAGAATTGGAGTCACCGTTTCTGACGGCATACTCCCAATCAAACGAAATGTCTGAGAAAAATGTAAATACTGTAACAGATTTAAAATCACTTAGTTCAGCTGATGTTGTAACTAAAATTGTTTTGCCTGCAAAATTAGCGTCTAATGAAGGAAGTGATTTTACGCTTCTAGGCGAAACTTCAAGTGGAAACAAAACAGATAATTTGAGTCACAGGTTGAAGGTTTCCACTCAGTTGTTTGACATTATGTCAGGCAATGCTGACATTGACCATCCATTATGTGAAGATTGTACAGATAATCTCTTAGACCAACTTGATGACCAGTTGTGCATTACTGAAAAAGAATTGGAGAGCTACAAGGACTTATTGCTGCAGTTAGAATCAAAGAACGTCATGGAGGATACACAGTTGGATGCAGATTTGGATAAACTTAAACTTGAAGAAAAGGCGCTGTTAGAGGAGCTTGCGATGATTGAAATTGAACATAAAAAGACTGTCGAAAAGAAAGAGgaattagaaaaagaaaacgaaGACCTGGGTAAAGAGGAAGAAAAGTATTGGAGAGAATATTGTGAGCATCACAAAAGCTTGCTTGATTTTGAGGATGAGCAAACAAGTGTTTTAAATCAACTTCAGTATGCGCAAAGTCAGCTTGATAAATTGAGAAAGACTAACGTATTTAATAGCACTTTTCATATCTGGCACAAGGGTCATTTTGGAACAATAAATAACTTTCGGTTGGGGAGATTACCAAGTGTGCCTGTGGAGTGGACAGAAATCAATGCTGCATGGGGTCAAACAGTTTTACTTCTGCACTCTTTAGCTAAAAAAATTGGTCTAACTTTCCAGCGTTATCGGCTAGTTCCTTATGGAAATCATTCTTTTATTGAATGTTTAGATGATAAATCGAGAGAACTTCCTCTCTACGGAACTGGTGGTTTCCGGTTCTTTTGGGACACTAAGTTTGATCATGCAATGGTGGCGTTTTTGGATTGTTTACAGCAATTCAAAGAAGAAGTTGAAACTGGTGATTCAAAGTTTTACTTGCCTTACAGAATGGAAAAAGGGAAAATATATGATTCTGCTAGAGCTGGTGCATATTCTGtaaaaattcaatttaattCCGAAGAACATTGGACGAAAGCGTTGAAGTTTATGCTCACAAATTTGAAATGGGGTTTAGCCTGGGTTTCATCACAATTTGCTGAAAAAAACTCAAAATAGCATTATGATTCTTCTGTTTATACAATTTTTgatttacacattttttaagtttaggACTTGTaccaatgttttaaaaaatctacattAATAGA
This is a stretch of genomic DNA from Hydractinia symbiolongicarpus strain clone_291-10 chromosome 9, HSymV2.1, whole genome shotgun sequence. It encodes these proteins:
- the LOC130658015 gene encoding beclin-1-like, which encodes MSQSFDTIDAFGKDTTHVSFVCQRCYQPLKLDNSLYSLDNDTQQELESPFLTAYSQSNEMSEKNVNTVTDLKSLSSADVVTKIVLPAKLASNEGSDFTLLGETSSGNKTDNLSHRLKVSTQLFDIMSGNADIDHPLCEDCTDNLLDQLDDQLCITEKELESYKDLLLQLESKNVMEDTQLDADLDKLKLEEKALLEELAMIEIEHKKTVEKKEELEKENEDLGKEEEKYWREYCEHHKSLLDFEDEQTSVLNQLQYAQSQLDKLRKTNVFNSTFHIWHKGHFGTINNFRLGRLPSVPVEWTEINAAWGQTVLLLHSLAKKIGLTFQRYRLVPYGNHSFIECLDDKSRELPLYGTGGFRFFWDTKFDHAMVAFLDCLQQFKEEVETGDSKFYLPYRMEKGKIYDSARAGAYSVKIQFNSEEHWTKALKFMLTNLKWGLAWVSSQFAEKNSK